In the genome of Zobellia nedashkovskayae, the window GGTATATAGTTTAAAATCTGAAACTACTAAATCTGGAACATCAGCGGGCGGGTCAGAAGAGAGTCCGTTTATGCCACAACGACCGGGAGGTAAGAAAAAGTAAGCCATCATGAGCAAAGAAATTATAAAAATAAAGGATTTAACTCGTGAGTTTACAATGGGCACTGAAACTGTTCATGCGTTAAGAGGAATCTCTTTTACGATTAAAGAAGGGGAATTCGTGACTATTATGGGGTCTAGTGGTTCGGGTAAAAGTACGCTATTGAATATTTTAGGATGTTTAGACCAGCCTACAGCGGGCTCGTATGAGATAGATGGTGTAAGTGTAAAAGATCTTAGTAGGAATGAATTGGCTACGATTCGGAATGAGAAAATCGGATTCATATTTCAATCCTATAATCTGCTGGCCAGAACGTCGGCAATTGAAAATGTGGAGTTACCACTATTATATAACAGCAAGGTGTCTACAGAAGAACGTCGGGAACGAGCCCTTAAAGCATTGGATATGGTAGGCTTGAGCGATCGGTTACATCATACGCCCTCGCAACTTTCCGGAGGACAACAACAACGTGTGGCCATAGCAAGATCGTTGGTAAACAATCCGGTGATGATCCTTGCGGATGAGGCAACGGGAAACCTGGATACCCGAACATCTTATGAAATCATGTCCTTGTTTCAAGATTTGAACAAGCAGGGCATTACCATCACTTTTGTAACCCACGAACCGGATATTGCTACATTCAGCAGCAGAACGGTTGTATTAAAAGATGGAAACATCATTCAAGATTATAAGAATGAAAACGTACAATCGGCAGCAAAGGAATTAGCAAAGTTACCTAAAGAAAATAATTGATCATGAGACTACTTAATCTATTAAAAATTGCCTATAAAGCCATAGTTCTTAATAAAGTAAGAACTTTGCTTACCATGTTGGGTATCATCATTGGAGTGGCATCTGTAATTGCAATGCTGGCTATTGGTGAGGGATCTAAAGAGAGTATAAGAAGCACCATATCCAATATGGGTTCTAATATGATTACCATTAGACCTGGTACTGACGATCGTGGACCTGCAAGGGGTAGTGGTGGAGATGTACAAACTTTAACACTAGATAATTATGAAACCATAAAAGAGAAATCTACGCTATTAAGCTATATTACTCCTGTAGTCAATGGTGGCGGGCAAGTAATTAGCGGTGCCAATAACTGGCCAAGTACAATTTATGGGGTAAATCCTGATTATTTAGAAATTAAGGTTGTTGGTCTTCACAGCGGAAGTATGTTTACCGATGCAGAAGTGAAATCCGCTTCTAAAGTAGTGGTGTTAGGACAAACAGTGGTAGACAATGTATTTCCTGACGGACAGGAGCCTGTAGGGCAAATGATTCGTTTTGATAACATTCCGTTTAAAGTAATTGGTGTATTGGAAGAAAAAGGAGAAAACACCTTTGGACAAGATCAAGACGATGTTGTTATAGCGCCTTATACCACAGTACAAAAACGTATTTTGGCTATTGATTATTTAAATCAAATAATGGCATCTGCAGTTAGCGAAGATGATGCTGCAGAGGCGGTTATTGAAGTGACCGATATTCTTCGTTCAGAACATAAACTTATGGACAGTGAAGAAGATGATTTTACTGTACGATCTATGGAAGAATTAATTTCAACGTTCAGTTCCACTAGTGAAATGCTCACAGTTTTATTAGTCGCCGTCGCTAGTATTTCCCTATTGATTGGAGGTATTGGTATTATGAACATCATGTATGTATCAGTAAAAGAACGAACTAAGGAAATAGGACTACGTATGGCTGTAGGTGGCAAAGGATCAGATATATTGTTACAGTTCCTAATTGAAGCTATTTTAATTAGTATTACGGGAGGGGTTTTAGGTGTAATCTTAGGTCTTGGCGCTACGGTCTTTATTGAAAAGTTCTTACATTGGCCTACTAGTGTAGCCCTGTATTCCATAATAATTTCGTTTGCCGTTTGTGCGGTTACAGGTATTTTCTTTGGATGGTATCCTGCAAGAAAAGCATCAGCTTTAGATCCAATTACAGCATTACGTTATGAATAAGTAATTATGTATAAAAACAAAAAAATAATAATTCTTCAGCATCTGCTTATATGGTTGGTGCTGTTCAGCATGCCCTTTATTTTATCATATAGAGAAGATCAAGATGTGAATCGGTTGATTGCCCATTTTTTTATTCCGATGCTATTCTATGCATTTATCTTTTACTTTAATTTTTTAGTTCTCATAGATAAATTCCTATTTACTAAGAAAACTTTGTTATTCGTAGCTATTAACATTGTCATAATTGCCTTTTTTATTCTATTGAAGGAAGAGATAGAAAGTAACTTCTTTCAAGAGCTCATAAAGAGACCTAAAACAGAAGAGGATAGGGTAGGCCCACCGTTTAAGCTGTTTATCTATGTACAAATGCTATCATATACTGCTCCGTTGCTTTTTTCGATTGCTATAAAGTCCACCAAAAGATGGGTGCAAACGGAAGCTCAACGTAAAGAAGCCGCTAACTTTAAATTGCAAACAGAGTTACAACATTTACGGTACCAGCTGCAGCCGCATTTCTTTTTTAATTCGTTGAATAATATCTATTCTCTTGTGGATATTTCGCCAGAAAAGGCAAAATCTACAATCCATAGTTTAGGCAAGCTAATGCGGTACCTTTTATATGAAACGAATACGGAATTGGTGCCACTTTCTAAGGAAATTGAGTTCATGCGGAAGTATATAGATTTAATGAAGCTGCGCTTGACGGATAAAACAGAAATAGAATCTAGTTTTCCTGTTAGTCAAAATGGAATTCAAATTGCACCTCTATTATTTATATCACTGATTGAAAATGCCTTTAAACATGGGGTTTCTGCGAACAAAAATAGCATCATATCTATTGATATGACCATTAAGGGAAACATAGTGGATTTCACAATTGAAAATCATAATTTTCCTAAACAGGATAATGATAAAAGTGGTTCTGGAATTGGTTTGGCTAATCTAGAAAAGCGCTTGCAGTTATTATATCCAAATAAACACACTTTTGAAAAGGAACTCAAAGCTGGGGTTTATAGGGTAAATTTAAAAATAGAAACTTAAAAATTCTACTCACAATTTTAAGTAATAAAACAGTCCTTTTTAAAATGAGAATATGCGCCTTTCAATGGTTAAAACGAATAAGTTGTTATTAATACTTGTGTGAAATATTTAAATATGAAAAATACACTGCTAATCATCGTTTTTCTTTTATTAAACACCCCTCTATTTTCGCATGAGGGTGGTCATGGTATTCCTTTAAAACAATGGGAATTAACAACTACAAACGAAATAATCCAGGCTGATTTTATTAATTATGAAAACGGTGAAGTTTGGCTTATGGATAGCAATCATACTATTCAATCTTTTCAAATTACAGACTTTGTAGAAGCTGACCAAAAGTATATTAAAACTAAAAGTGAATTCATCCATTCTTTAAATGGTAGCGAAACAATTAAAGTTGCCCCCCAATCAGTATCAAGTTTTAATTGGGCACTTATAGCTCTAGGTATTTTTCTTTTGTCCTTTTCTGTTTTTAAACTGATAAAACAAAAGAAAGCAGTGTACTTAACTCACGGAGTACTTGGTTTAGGGGTTATTTTAATTGTATCGTGCAAGAATACCAATAGCGCTAAAACAAGTACGGTACAAGTACCAGCAAATGATGTTTCGCTGATGCAAACGTTTTTTGAGAAATTTGACGGTGTTACAACACATTCAGATGACAACTATTTATATGTGTCATCAAATGGGTTACCAGATCATGATATGATGGTTGGTATAACAAACTGGCAACAACA includes:
- a CDS encoding ABC transporter ATP-binding protein, coding for MSKEIIKIKDLTREFTMGTETVHALRGISFTIKEGEFVTIMGSSGSGKSTLLNILGCLDQPTAGSYEIDGVSVKDLSRNELATIRNEKIGFIFQSYNLLARTSAIENVELPLLYNSKVSTEERRERALKALDMVGLSDRLHHTPSQLSGGQQQRVAIARSLVNNPVMILADEATGNLDTRTSYEIMSLFQDLNKQGITITFVTHEPDIATFSSRTVVLKDGNIIQDYKNENVQSAAKELAKLPKENN
- a CDS encoding ABC transporter permease, encoding MRLLNLLKIAYKAIVLNKVRTLLTMLGIIIGVASVIAMLAIGEGSKESIRSTISNMGSNMITIRPGTDDRGPARGSGGDVQTLTLDNYETIKEKSTLLSYITPVVNGGGQVISGANNWPSTIYGVNPDYLEIKVVGLHSGSMFTDAEVKSASKVVVLGQTVVDNVFPDGQEPVGQMIRFDNIPFKVIGVLEEKGENTFGQDQDDVVIAPYTTVQKRILAIDYLNQIMASAVSEDDAAEAVIEVTDILRSEHKLMDSEEDDFTVRSMEELISTFSSTSEMLTVLLVAVASISLLIGGIGIMNIMYVSVKERTKEIGLRMAVGGKGSDILLQFLIEAILISITGGVLGVILGLGATVFIEKFLHWPTSVALYSIIISFAVCAVTGIFFGWYPARKASALDPITALRYE
- a CDS encoding sensor histidine kinase; this encodes MYKNKKIIILQHLLIWLVLFSMPFILSYREDQDVNRLIAHFFIPMLFYAFIFYFNFLVLIDKFLFTKKTLLFVAINIVIIAFFILLKEEIESNFFQELIKRPKTEEDRVGPPFKLFIYVQMLSYTAPLLFSIAIKSTKRWVQTEAQRKEAANFKLQTELQHLRYQLQPHFFFNSLNNIYSLVDISPEKAKSTIHSLGKLMRYLLYETNTELVPLSKEIEFMRKYIDLMKLRLTDKTEIESSFPVSQNGIQIAPLLFISLIENAFKHGVSANKNSIISIDMTIKGNIVDFTIENHNFPKQDNDKSGSGIGLANLEKRLQLLYPNKHTFEKELKAGVYRVNLKIET